TGATTTCAGACTGGCCACATTCATCAGAGGTGATGTTGTTCCTGAGAGAGAAACCCGACAGAGGAGCGATGACGGAGACCATCTGACCCGTAGAGAACTTGGAAATACTGTCGTCCTGCACACCAGCCGCACTCAGGGCTCGGACAGAGAAATCAACAGCAGCGAGGGAACGAGGCTGGAGGAGCTGAGTTTGACCCGAAGTGTTTTGGGTAAGTTTAGTAAAAGACAcaattttatttacttttgtaaggaagaaagaaaaaaatgatatagaaatgaaaaaagatgtATATTTTGTACAgtgcatttttgtttcattatgcCTTTAATTATCTGGAGTAGAGTCACCCTAAGAAAAATCACTCCAAGATTTTGTTGGGATGCAAAGTGAAATACctatttttgtgtgtattgtCATATTTTGCACAGATACCTTAGTGGGATTGACAGTGTTTTGTTCTCCAAAAGTGctaaaatattataaaacacaaaattgaGTTTGTAAATCCTGTGTATTGGAACAGAGAAGATGGCTGATGGAAACAAGAGCAACCATGACACTGTGGCACCAGCTTCAAAATCTTTTACCAAAGAGTAGTAATGTATTGAGGTGCTCATAAGGTAATTAGCTCAAATTCTATAGGAGCaattatacatattttattagGTTACTGCTGTATTCACTGCATCAAGTAGATCCAGAGCTGCAAGGGAAATGTTCATTGCGTGTATACAGCCAAGTTAAGTTTGTGTGCCAGTTTGTCATTGAGCAGctacttgtgtttttttgatAAAATGAGTCATCAAAATGATTGTGTACGACTGACGGTAATAGCTTTCTGATTATAATCAGACACTCAATTTTCTTTCCACACCTTTCTTTCAGATCCAGAGCCTCCTATATCTTATGATCTTAACTTTATCGATAAATCTGATcagcaaacacaaaagaaatccGATCAGACACACACGTTCAGGTTATCCACTCAGGCAACCAGTCCCACCAGCGATGAGGACTCCATTGCAAAGGTGCTGGAATGGTTCAGCCGCAGCGTCGACAGCAGCGATTTGCTGAGTACAGACGAGGGCACAGAGGCCACAAAGAGCTCAGACAAAcatatagaaaaaaacaaattaagaagTGAAgatacaaaagagaaaaagaaggaggcTTTTGAAACAAAGAGAGGTCACCTACAAAGGCAGATTAATGAGGCCAAAGTGTTTAGAGCCCCAGACCGAGCAGGCAAGAAGGAGTTGAGTGAAACAcaagaggaggtagagagggacaCCAGGGAAAGAATGCggtcacaggaagtgaaacataATGACGATGAAAGCCAACCACTAAAAATCTCTCATCTGAAGTCATTCTGGGAGAAAAGCAACATGGGCCCAAAAATACTTATCAGGAATTCAATCACGCCCAGCGACAAAGGACAAGAACTTATTTATCtctcagaggagaaagaggaggagaacgtGAACAAACCCCACATGGTGTCCGACACGCCATCTGCTCCTGGGATATACAACGGGAGGGGGATTTATGCCTCGAAGCGTGGGGACGAGAGAGAACAGAAAGATGTCACAGACAATGTTCTCTTGAATAATAAACAGCAGGACCATACTTTATCTCAAAAGAATAATAATGACCCAACATGTAACTCAGATTATTTTAAGTTACTATCCAGCCCCCAAGCAGCTGACAGAGGAGGCTCAGACACTGAGATTTTAACTCGACTGAGTCTGCAGCCTAGTCTAGAGTCTGAGAGCATCTCTTCATTCAAACTAAATTCACAGCCCGACAGTTTTTTCCAATCAAGAGAGACCCCTCTGCAGGAAGAGCTGTTGAAACCAGACTACAAGCAAGGTGGCAATGATGTGCACGTCACCTCGAAAGCACAACTTCACAGAGGCTCGAGTGAAGAAGTGAAAAGGAGGGAAAGTGACAATAAGAGCATGCAATCGAGCATGTCTCCTAAAAGAATAGAAGATGTGTCCAATAAAGACAAAGCTAGCATTCCTCATTCACACAGACAAGGTTCAGCACATCAGGAAAGTACAGCAGAGAGGATCAAGCAGCTCAAATCTTTctgggagcaggagaggaacaAGCCCATTTTCTACACCGGCACGTCTAAATCTCTTGGGGAAGGTAAACTCACTCGTGGTGCAAATCAACTAAATAAAAGATTTACAAAGTCGGAGTATGATCTGAGGTTAGTTGGAAGTAATTCAGGCAGCGAGGACGAAGATTCCAATAGAGATCAGAATCAACGGATAGAAAAGTTGTCCCCAAGCCTCAGCGCGAGTCGAACACAGTTCCACAATCTGCGCGATTTCTGGGATGATTCCAAGTCAGACACGAAAGGATCAGTTTTGTTCGACAAACCCAAAAGCCCCAAAAGGAAAGAGCCAGTAGGTGCCCAGTTTCCACCTCAGGAGTTTAAGAGCGGTGATGCTGAGATTTACCGTTTGTCTTCAGCTATCGACAAAACAAGGCCGGCTGCCATGAGGTCATCTCCGCAGAGCCGATCCAAGTCACCACATGATAGACAGATGGGGTCAGGGGCAAGAGCTTTGATCGACAGCAAAAACAACCTGTCCAATTATGCGACAATTGAGTCCAAAAGAGGCGCCAAAGACTCTGGTCGAGAGGAAAAATCCACAAAACCACAAAGCAGCTCAGGAAAAGAGCCTCGGTCTCCGAAGAGGAAAGACACTTTTGGCAAATCCAGCAGTCGAGGAAATCCTTTGCGTCGCACTACAAGCATGTTCACGCTGAGTGTTCCTGATGAAAAAGATCACGTCCAGATGAAAATGGATGTAAGCCCTGTCCACTCCCACAGCAGGAAGCAAAGGCAGAACGCTGAAAAAGGGGCCATGCCGAGGAGATTTTCAGAGGGAATCGACACTATGACTCCACGTGCACGGGCGTTTGTTCCCAGAGATTACCGGCATTACCTGGGCATGACGGACAAGACCAGCGTCCACACCTCACTCGCCCCGGCCGTGAAGAGCGAGGGCTCAGAGGGAAAATCCGGGTATGACTTTGACCTGAGCAGTCCAGTGAGAGCAAGCACCCCGGTGAGTTCAGAGGAGCGTTACAGCAGGAAGGGCAGCCAGACAAGTCAGCGCCCCCTGTGGGCAAACTACAGCAGCTCAGATACTGGCCCAGAGTCGTCTATGAGCAGCACGTCAGACACCTGGTCAACCTCGAGGAACAGTTCAAACCGTGAGCACCAACttctgtttttacagtgtaaaatgaataataataatttttgcAACTTCCAAGTCAACATGTAAGTCAACATGCTACATTAACCAGCTTTTATCTGAATATCATCAGTTCAGTCACAAAGTAGGGAAGTACCTCTGCTCAATGTGTTTATCATAAAGTTAATTCTTGACCTTAAATACAAgacattaaaaaatgtttttgtaagaGAAACCTTCAGatgaactttgtttttttaagtcaaTTGAATGAAGACCGATAATGAATTCGATTACAAGTTACcctaaaattaaataaaagcaaatcaGGAGTAAATGTCAAAGAACATtaagggattttttttattaacataaTCCTCTCAATGCATAGTTATGGAAATATTTGTATCATATTGGATTGTATCTAGCTGTATCCTTCATATCACGTCCGTGTTCATTTATCTCTGTTGGCAGCAGTAGATTTctgtaaacagtgtgtgtgcctgcagtCAACTgcctgtgtttggtttgtgggCTGGGCACTGACTTTTCTACACCgcatagaaaaaagaaacatttcaccAAACTACAAGTTCAGCAGTTTCTCAGCAGCTTAATTTTAAAGTAGTTCAGGTATATTACTGAGTATTTATTTTACGCAGTTGTGGGTGGTGCATTTTTCTACAGGGGAGCCAACATCACAATACAAAATGTACCTGTGAGATATCTGGCTGATCAGGTCCAAACGTTGAACTGACGTCTTCATGACTCACTGCAGCATgattatatatctatatatgatttATCTATCCAGCTGCAGAAGTATCGACTTATGTACTTACTGTATCACTTTTTAGTTCAGGTTATGTCCCATTCACCAACATAGAGGAGGCGGGGTTAATTACCTATACTCCAGCCAGCTACCCGGGGGCATTGGAgattctttggcttcacttttggggagtcatgtcatccatctttatatacaggctATCATCACGCCCATGATCACAACCCTGCTGCATGCTCTGCTACCATGTTTCAATTCATCGGATGCATCCCTCTGCTGCCACCTGTTGGGTGGTGGTGGGTAATGAACAGCCTCCTACTGCTTGTATTAAATTTGAGCAGATGTAAATTTACAAATTATAATGAGAGTCTGAGAGCAAAGATTCTTTTGATCCAGGTCAGAGGGGGTCTAGTGCCCCCAATGTTCCATGGACCAGCCGCTACTCATTTCATGTTGGAAAACGTAGATACATCAGTAAAAAACATAATCTTGCCCTCAAACACTGTCTATCATTggtttttacatttgctaattTTAGCAAAAACCCAGTGAATCCAACCTGTTTCT
The Paralichthys olivaceus isolate ysfri-2021 chromosome 11, ASM2471397v2, whole genome shotgun sequence genome window above contains:
- the LOC109629999 gene encoding uncharacterized protein isoform X4; the protein is MFPAAECFHSRPVSEAGGGAMIDLSHLTEEEQGKIMTVLRRDTELKKAEEERIRKLEKILTSGSQSDGKMKYLTGEWFYEAKSRRHMDKIHGSEIILASMKQKRDGSVRSEKSKTPSIRGSVVAPPKPIRHLEALQPQAINDAEKENLNSAVHSPRTPRHNPFNCTSLIVIQPPENNNDMSSSRDQDLSETELLSTRKSRPGDEASPTSGGSIISESSSAGFKPVPKKRTFLSRRSCGQSESNGPGIDAQGGTSGIVPAPRLSLQRGSSGSSNQSYLKSQEEMPQISAVPVFNQVSQPSSSADESSQQPLSQVSSNSSLEREKRPPSITRDRLATFIRGDVVPERETRQRSDDGDHLTRRELGNTVVLHTSRTQGSDREINSSEGTRLEELSLTRSVLDPEPPISYDLNFIDKSDQQTQKKSDQTHTFRLSTQATSPTSDEDSIAKVLEWFSRSVDSSDLLSTDEGTEATKSSDKHIEKNKLRSEDTKEKKKEAFETKRGHLQRQINEAKVFRAPDRAGKKELSETQEEVERDTRERMRSQEVKHNDDESQPLKISHLKSFWEKSNMGPKILIRNSITPSDKGQELIYLSEEKEEENVNKPHMVSDTPSAPGIYNGRGIYASKRGDEREQKDVTDNVLLNNKQQDHTLSQKNNNDPTCNSDYFKLLSSPQAADRGGSDTEILTRLSLQPSLESESISSFKLNSQPDSFFQSRETPLQEELLKPDYKQGGNDVHVTSKAQLHRGSSEEVKRRESDNKSMQSSMSPKRIEDVSNKDKASIPHSHRQGSAHQESTAERIKQLKSFWEQERNKPIFYTGTSKSLGEGKLTRGANQLNKRFTKSEYDLRLVGSNSGSEDEDSNRDQNQRIEKLSPSLSASRTQFHNLRDFWDDSKSDTKGSVLFDKPKSPKRKEPVGAQFPPQEFKSGDAEIYRLSSAIDKTRPAAMRSSPQSRSKSPHDRQMGSGARALIDSKNNLSNYATIESKRGAKDSGREEKSTKPQSSSGKEPRSPKRKDTFGKSSSRGNPLRRTTSMFTLSVPDEKDHVQMKMDVSPVHSHSRKQRQNAEKGAMPRRFSEGIDTMTPRARAFVPRDYRHYLGMTDKTSVHTSLAPAVKSEGSEGKSGYDFDLSSPVRASTPVSSEERYSRKGSQTSQRPLWANYSSSDTGPESSMSSTSDTWSTSRNSSNRENGNETQNPVRKALRRAEARPKNLAKSIEDMTSCISPRQDSTADLRHISDVSTIPSPSSSLNADPDHLKKMSKSVPSFLQKELSGSVMTMYNADFGNVEVQGNIQFSINYVQRLREFHIFVAKCQDLAAVDPKRGRSDPYVKSYLVPDKSNLGKRKTSVKKKTLNPTFNEILRYRVRMEYLRTQTLILSVWHHDTFGRNSFLGEVEVDLSKWDFDHTQMTDLVLKARTTPTLAPNGKGEMRLAIRFLPQITHSEGVTKDGPNTGEVHIWVKECKNLPLIRATIDPYVKCFMLPDTSRKSRQKTRVLRRTVDPVFNHTMVYDGISETDLSDACVELTVWDRDRLASNLLGGMRLGVGSGIGGKGKSYGAAVDWMDSTPYEVALWERMMASPDEWVEDILPLRMVNSAKATFK
- the LOC109629999 gene encoding uncharacterized protein isoform X1; this translates as MFPAAECFHSRPVSEAGGGAMIDLSHLTEEEQGKIMTVLRRDTELKKAEEERIRKLEKILTSGSQSDGKMKYLTGEWFYEAKSRRHMDKIHGSEIILASMKQKRDGSVRSEKSKTPSIRGSVVAPPKPIRHLEALQPQAINDAEKENLNSAVHSPRTPRHNPFNCTSLIVIQPPENNNDMSSSRDQDLSETELLSTRKSRPGDEASPTSGGSIISESSSAGFKPVPKKRTFLSRRSCGQSESNGPGIDAQGGTSGIVPAPRLSLQRGSSGSSNQSYLKSQEEMPQISAVPVFNQVSQPSSSADESSQQPLSQVSSNSSLEREKRPPSITRDRLATFIRGDVVPERETRQRSDDGDHLTRRELGNTVVLHTSRTQGSDREINSSEGTRLEELSLTRSVLDPEPPISYDLNFIDKSDQQTQKKSDQTHTFRLSTQATSPTSDEDSIAKVLEWFSRSVDSSDLLSTDEGTEATKSSDKHIEKNKLRSEDTKEKKKEAFETKRGHLQRQINEAKVFRAPDRAGKKELSETQEEVERDTRERMRSQEVKHNDDESQPLKISHLKSFWEKSNMGPKILIRNSITPSDKGQELIYLSEEKEEENVNKPHMVSDTPSAPGIYNGRGIYASKRGDEREQKDVTDNVLLNNKQQDHTLSQKNNNDPTCNSDYFKLLSSPQAADRGGSDTEILTRLSLQPSLESESISSFKLNSQPDSFFQSRETPLQEELLKPDYKQGGNDVHVTSKAQLHRGSSEEVKRRESDNKSMQSSMSPKRIEDVSNKDKASIPHSHRQGSAHQESTAERIKQLKSFWEQERNKPIFYTGTSKSLGEGKLTRGANQLNKRFTKSEYDLRLVGSNSGSEDEDSNRDQNQRIEKLSPSLSASRTQFHNLRDFWDDSKSDTKGSVLFDKPKSPKRKEPVGAQFPPQEFKSGDAEIYRLSSAIDKTRPAAMRSSPQSRSKSPHDRQMGSGARALIDSKNNLSNYATIESKRGAKDSGREEKSTKPQSSSGKEPRSPKRKDTFGKSSSRGNPLRRTTSMFTLSVPDEKDHVQMKMDVSPVHSHSRKQRQNAEKGAMPRRFSEGIDTMTPRARAFVPRDYRHYLGMTDKTSVHTSLAPAVKSEGSEGKSGYDFDLSSPVRASTPVSSEERYSRKGSQTSQRPLWANYSSSDTGPESSMSSTSDTWSTSRNSSNRENGNETQNPVRKALRRAEARPKNLAKSIEDMTSCISPRQDSTADLRHISDVSTIPSPSSSLNADPDHLKKMSKSVPSFLQKEDTDRDADSTCEDSNQRGRLMMGSSMTNLSGSSGMTSMSSLSGSVMTMYNADFGNVEVQGNIQFSINYVQRLREFHIFVAKCQDLAAVDPKRGRSDPYVKSYLVPDKSNLGKRKTSVKKKTLNPTFNEILRYRVRMEYLRTQTLILSVWHHDTFGRNSFLGEVEVDLSKWDFDHTQMTDLVLKARTTPTLAPNGKGEMRLAIRFLPQITHSEGVTKDGPNTGEVHIWVKECKNLPLIRATIDPYVKCFMLPDTSRKSRQKTRVLRRTVDPVFNHTMVYDGISETDLSDACVELTVWDRDRLASNLLGGMRLGVGSGIGGKGKSYGAAVDWMDSTPYEVALWERMMASPDEWVEDILPLRMVNSAKATFK
- the LOC109629999 gene encoding uncharacterized protein isoform X2, which codes for MFPAAECFHSRPVSEAGGGAMIDLSHLTEEEQGKIMTVLRRDTELKKAEEERIRKLEKILTSGSQSDGKMKYLTGEWFYEAKSRRHMDKIHGSEIILASMKQKRDGSVRSEKSKTPSIRGSVVAPPKPIRHLEALQPQAINDAEKENLNSAVHSPRTPRHNPFNCTSLIVIQPPENNNDMSSSRDQDLSETELLSTRKSRPGDEASPTSGGSIISESSSAGFKPVPKKRTFLSRRSCGQSESNGPGIDAQGGTSGIVPAPRLSLQRGSSGSSNQSYLKSQEEMPQISAVPVFNQVSQPSSSADESSQQPLSQVSSNSSLEREKRPPSITRDRLATFIRGDVVPERETRQRSDDGDHLTRRELGNTVVLHTSRTQGSDREINSSEGTRLEELSLTRSVLDPEPPISYDLNFIDKSDQQTQKKSDQTHTFRLSTQATSPTSDEDSIAKVLEWFSRSVDSSDLLSTDEGTEATKSSDKHIEKNKLRSEDTKEKKKEAFETKRGHLQRQINEAKVFRAPDRAGKKELSETQEEVERDTRERMRSQEVKHNDDESQPLKISHLKSFWEKSNMGPKILIRNSITPSDKGQELIYLSEEKEEENVNKPHMVSDTPSAPGIYNGRGIYASKRGDEREQKDVTDNVLLNNKQQDHTLSQKNNNDPTCNSDYFKLLSSPQAADRGGSDTEILTRLSLQPSLESESISSFKLNSQPDSFFQSRETPLQEELLKPDYKQGGNDVHVTSKAQLHRGSSEEVKRRESDNKSMQSSMSPKRIEDVSNKDKASIPHSHRQGSAHQESTAERIKQLKSFWEQERNKPIFYTGTSKSLGEGKLTRGANQLNKRFTKSEYDLRLVGSNSGSEDEDSNRDQNQRIEKLSPSLSASRTQFHNLRDFWDDSKSDTKGSVLFDKPKSPKRKEPVGAQFPPQEFKSGDAEIYRLSSAIDKTRPAAMRSSPQSRSKSPHDRQMGSGARALIDSKNNLSNYATIESKRGAKDSGREEKSTKPQSSSGKEPRSPKRKDTFGKSSSRGNPLRRTTSMFTLSVPDEKDHVQMKMDVSPVHSHSRKQRQNAEKGAMPRRFSEGIDTMTPRARAFVPRDYRHYLGMTDKTSVHTSLAPAVKSEGSEGKSGYDFDLSSPVRASTPVSSEERYSRKGSQTSQRPLWANYSSSDTGPESSMSSTSDTWSTSRNSSNRENGNETQNPVRKALRRAEARPKNLAKSIEDMTSCISPRQDSTADLRHISDVSTIPSPSSSLNADPDHLKKMSKSVPSFLQKEDTDRDADSTCEDSNQRGRLMMGSSMTNLSGSSGMTSMSSLSGSVMTMYNADFGNVEVQGNIQFSINYVQRLREFHIFVAKCQDLAAVDPKRGRSDPYVKSYLVPDKSNLGKRKTSVKKKTLNPTFNEILRYRVRMEYLRTQTLILSVWHHDTFGRNSFLGEVEVDLSKWDFDHTQMTDLVLKARTTPTLAPNGKGEMRLAIRFLPQITHSEGVTKDGPNTGEVHIWVKECKNLPLIRATIDPYVKCFMLPDTSRKSRQKTRVLRRTVDPVFNHTMVYDGISETDLSDACVELTVWDRDRLASNLLGGMRLGVGSGKSYGAAVDWMDSTPYEVALWERMMASPDEWVEDILPLRMVNSAKATFK
- the LOC109629999 gene encoding uncharacterized protein isoform X5 codes for the protein MFPAAECFHSRPVSEAGGGAMIDLSHLTEEEQGKIMTVLRRDTELKKAEEERIRKLEKILTSGSQSDGKMKYLTGEWFYEAKSRRHMDKIHGSEIILASMKQKRDGSVRSEKSKTPSIRGSVVAPPKPIRHLEALQPQAINDAEKENLNSAVHSPRTPPENNNDMSSSRDQDLSETELLSTRKSRPGDEASPTSGGSIISESSSAGFKPVPKKRTFLSRRSCGQSESNGPGIDAQGGTSGIVPAPRLSLQRGSSGSSNQSYLKSQEEMPQISAVPVFNQVSQPSSSADESSQQPLSQVSSNSSLEREKRPPSITRDRLATFIRGDVVPERETRQRSDDGDHLTRRELGNTVVLHTSRTQGSDREINSSEGTRLEELSLTRSVLDPEPPISYDLNFIDKSDQQTQKKSDQTHTFRLSTQATSPTSDEDSIAKVLEWFSRSVDSSDLLSTDEGTEATKSSDKHIEKNKLRSEDTKEKKKEAFETKRGHLQRQINEAKVFRAPDRAGKKELSETQEEVERDTRERMRSQEVKHNDDESQPLKISHLKSFWEKSNMGPKILIRNSITPSDKGQELIYLSEEKEEENVNKPHMVSDTPSAPGIYNGRGIYASKRGDEREQKDVTDNVLLNNKQQDHTLSQKNNNDPTCNSDYFKLLSSPQAADRGGSDTEILTRLSLQPSLESESISSFKLNSQPDSFFQSRETPLQEELLKPDYKQGGNDVHVTSKAQLHRGSSEEVKRRESDNKSMQSSMSPKRIEDVSNKDKASIPHSHRQGSAHQESTAERIKQLKSFWEQERNKPIFYTGTSKSLGEGKLTRGANQLNKRFTKSEYDLRLVGSNSGSEDEDSNRDQNQRIEKLSPSLSASRTQFHNLRDFWDDSKSDTKGSVLFDKPKSPKRKEPVGAQFPPQEFKSGDAEIYRLSSAIDKTRPAAMRSSPQSRSKSPHDRQMGSGARALIDSKNNLSNYATIESKRGAKDSGREEKSTKPQSSSGKEPRSPKRKDTFGKSSSRGNPLRRTTSMFTLSVPDEKDHVQMKMDVSPVHSHSRKQRQNAEKGAMPRRFSEGIDTMTPRARAFVPRDYRHYLGMTDKTSVHTSLAPAVKSEGSEGKSGYDFDLSSPVRASTPVSSEERYSRKGSQTSQRPLWANYSSSDTGPESSMSSTSDTWSTSRNSSNRENGNETQNPVRKALRRAEARPKNLAKSIEDMTSCISPRQDSTADLRHISDVSTIPSPSSSLNADPDHLKKMSKSVPSFLQKEDTDRDADSTCEDSNQRGRLMMGSSMTNLSGSSGMTSMSSLSGSVMTMYNADFGNVEVQGNIQFSINYVQRLREFHIFVAKCQDLAAVDPKRGRSDPYVKSYLVPDKSNLGKRKTSVKKKTLNPTFNEILRYRVRMEYLRTQTLILSVWHHDTFGRNSFLGEVEVDLSKWDFDHTQMTDLVLKARTTPTLAPNGKGEMRLAIRFLPQITHSEGVTKDGPNTGEVHIWVKECKNLPLIRATIDPYVKCFMLPDTSRKSRQKTRVLRRTVDPVFNHTMVYDGISETDLSDACVELTVWDRDRLASNLLGGMRLGVGSGKSYGAAVDWMDSTPYEVALWERMMASPDEWVEDILPLRMVNSAKATFK
- the LOC109629999 gene encoding uncharacterized protein isoform X6, which encodes MFPAAECFHSRPVSEAGGGAMIDLSHLTEEEQGKIMTVLRRDTELKKAEEERIRKLEKILTSGSQSDGKMKYLTGEWFYEAKSRRHMDKIHGSEIILASMKQKRDGSVRSEKSKTPSIRGSVVAPPKPIRHLEALQPQAINDAEKENLNSAVHSPRTPRHNPFNCTSLIVIQPPENNNDMSSSRDQDLSETELLSTRKSRPGDEASPTSGGSIISESSSAGFKPVPKKRTFLSRRSCGQSESNGPGIDAQGGTSGIVPAPRLSLQRGSSGSSNQSYLKSQEEMPQISAVPVFNQVSQPSSSADESSQQPLSQVSSNSSLEREKRPPSITRDRLATFIRGDVVPERETRQRSDDGDHLTRRELGNTVVLHTSRTQGSDREINSSEGTRLEELSLTRSVLDPEPPISYDLNFIDKSDQQTQKKSDQTHTFRLSTQATSPTSDEDSIAKVLEWFSRSVDSSDLLSTDEGTEATKSSDKHIEKNKLRSEDTKEKKKEAFETKRGHLQRQINEAKVFRAPDRAGKKELSETQEEVERDTRERMRSQEVKHNDDESQPLKISHLKSFWEKSNMGPKILIRNSITPSDKGQELIYLSEEKEEENVNKPHMVSDTPSAPGIYNGRGIYASKRGDEREQKDVTDNVLLNNKQQDHTLSQKNNNDPTCNSDYFKLLSSPQAADRGGSDTEILTRLSLQPSLESESISSFKLNSQPDSFFQSRETPLQEELLKPDYKQGGNDVHVTSKAQLHRGSSEEVKRRESDNKSMQSSMSPKRIEDVSNKDKASIPHSHRQGSAHQESTAERIKQLKSFWEQERNKPIFYTGTSKSLGEGKLTRGANQLNKRFTKSEYDLRLVGSNSGSEDEDSNRDQNQRIEKLSPSLSASRTQFHNLRDFWDDSKSDTKGSVLFDKPKSPKRKEPVGAQFPPQEFKSGDAEIYRLSSAIDKTRPAAMRSSPQSRSKSPHDRQMGSGARALIDSKNNLSNYATIESKRGAKDSGREEKSTKPQSSSGKEPRSPKRKDTFGKSSSRGNPLRRTTSMFTLSVPDEKDHVQMKMDVSPVHSHSRKQRQNAEKGAMPRRFSEGIDTMTPRARAFVPRDYRHYLGMTDKTSVHTSLAPAVKSEGSEGKSGYDFDLSSPVRASTPVSSEERYSRKGSQTSQRPLWANYSSSDTGPESSMSSTSDTWSTSRNSSNRENGNETQNPVRKALRRAEARPKNLAKSIEDMTSCISPRQDSTADLRHISDVSTIPSPSSSLNADPDHLKKMSKSVPSFLQKELSGSVMTMYNADFGNVEVQGNIQFSINYVQRLREFHIFVAKCQDLAAVDPKRGRSDPYVKSYLVPDKSNLGKRKTSVKKKTLNPTFNEILRYRVRMEYLRTQTLILSVWHHDTFGRNSFLGEVEVDLSKWDFDHTQMTDLVLKARTTPTLAPNGKGEMRLAIRFLPQITHSEGVTKDGPNTGEVHIWVKECKNLPLIRATIDPYVKCFMLPDTSRKSRQKTRVLRRTVDPVFNHTMVYDGISETDLSDACVELTVWDRDRLASNLLGGMRLGVGSGKSYGAAVDWMDSTPYEVALWERMMASPDEWVEDILPLRMVNSAKATFK
- the LOC109629999 gene encoding uncharacterized protein isoform X3, coding for MFPAAECFHSRPVSEAGGGAMIDLSHLTEEEQGKIMTVLRRDTELKKAEEERIRKLEKILTSGSQSDGKMKYLTGEWFYEAKSRRHMDKIHGSEIILASMKQKRDGSVRSEKSKTPSIRGSVVAPPKPIRHLEALQPQAINDAEKENLNSAVHSPRTPPENNNDMSSSRDQDLSETELLSTRKSRPGDEASPTSGGSIISESSSAGFKPVPKKRTFLSRRSCGQSESNGPGIDAQGGTSGIVPAPRLSLQRGSSGSSNQSYLKSQEEMPQISAVPVFNQVSQPSSSADESSQQPLSQVSSNSSLEREKRPPSITRDRLATFIRGDVVPERETRQRSDDGDHLTRRELGNTVVLHTSRTQGSDREINSSEGTRLEELSLTRSVLDPEPPISYDLNFIDKSDQQTQKKSDQTHTFRLSTQATSPTSDEDSIAKVLEWFSRSVDSSDLLSTDEGTEATKSSDKHIEKNKLRSEDTKEKKKEAFETKRGHLQRQINEAKVFRAPDRAGKKELSETQEEVERDTRERMRSQEVKHNDDESQPLKISHLKSFWEKSNMGPKILIRNSITPSDKGQELIYLSEEKEEENVNKPHMVSDTPSAPGIYNGRGIYASKRGDEREQKDVTDNVLLNNKQQDHTLSQKNNNDPTCNSDYFKLLSSPQAADRGGSDTEILTRLSLQPSLESESISSFKLNSQPDSFFQSRETPLQEELLKPDYKQGGNDVHVTSKAQLHRGSSEEVKRRESDNKSMQSSMSPKRIEDVSNKDKASIPHSHRQGSAHQESTAERIKQLKSFWEQERNKPIFYTGTSKSLGEGKLTRGANQLNKRFTKSEYDLRLVGSNSGSEDEDSNRDQNQRIEKLSPSLSASRTQFHNLRDFWDDSKSDTKGSVLFDKPKSPKRKEPVGAQFPPQEFKSGDAEIYRLSSAIDKTRPAAMRSSPQSRSKSPHDRQMGSGARALIDSKNNLSNYATIESKRGAKDSGREEKSTKPQSSSGKEPRSPKRKDTFGKSSSRGNPLRRTTSMFTLSVPDEKDHVQMKMDVSPVHSHSRKQRQNAEKGAMPRRFSEGIDTMTPRARAFVPRDYRHYLGMTDKTSVHTSLAPAVKSEGSEGKSGYDFDLSSPVRASTPVSSEERYSRKGSQTSQRPLWANYSSSDTGPESSMSSTSDTWSTSRNSSNRENGNETQNPVRKALRRAEARPKNLAKSIEDMTSCISPRQDSTADLRHISDVSTIPSPSSSLNADPDHLKKMSKSVPSFLQKEDTDRDADSTCEDSNQRGRLMMGSSMTNLSGSSGMTSMSSLSGSVMTMYNADFGNVEVQGNIQFSINYVQRLREFHIFVAKCQDLAAVDPKRGRSDPYVKSYLVPDKSNLGKRKTSVKKKTLNPTFNEILRYRVRMEYLRTQTLILSVWHHDTFGRNSFLGEVEVDLSKWDFDHTQMTDLVLKARTTPTLAPNGKGEMRLAIRFLPQITHSEGVTKDGPNTGEVHIWVKECKNLPLIRATIDPYVKCFMLPDTSRKSRQKTRVLRRTVDPVFNHTMVYDGISETDLSDACVELTVWDRDRLASNLLGGMRLGVGSGIGGKGKSYGAAVDWMDSTPYEVALWERMMASPDEWVEDILPLRMVNSAKATFK